In Zingiber officinale cultivar Zhangliang chromosome 1A, Zo_v1.1, whole genome shotgun sequence, a genomic segment contains:
- the LOC121997014 gene encoding 60S acidic ribosomal protein P0-like — MVVKLSNAEKKVRYDKRLCSLLDEHRKVLITVGKNTLIRRFIRFHTEKTGNKDFLNLLPLLVGNVRLIFTKGDLKEVSEEIAKYKVLNIINVIF; from the exons ATGGTGGTGAAGCTCTCGAACGCGGAGAAGAAGGTCCGCTACGACAAGAGGTTGTGCTCGCTTCTGGACGAGCACAGGAAGGTCCTAATCACCGTGGGCAAGAACACCCTCATCCGCCGCTTCATCCGCTTCCACACCGAGAAGACCGGCAACAAGGACTTCCTCAACCTCCTCCCCCTTCTCGTC GGGAATGTGAGATTGATATTCACAAAGGGCGATCTTAAGGAAGTTAGCGAGGAGATTGCCAAGTACAAGGTGTTGAATATAATAAATGTGATTTTTTGA